Part of the Nicotiana tabacum cultivar K326 chromosome 20, ASM71507v2, whole genome shotgun sequence genome, AtctaataacacaaaaacctaaCTAAAATGAGATAAATAAgtttataattttgtatatagcACGCTTAGCCCAATTAAGTTTAAGCGATTTATTTTGTTAAATCTTTTAATGAGTTAAAAAACACTAAGTGAGTACGTAATAAAATGTCATGGAAAGATTTCTACATAAGTTGTGTGGTAGGTTACAAGCGTACAAAACTTTAtgacattttcttttttttttttgttttttttttttttggtttttttgttTGTTCGTGTGTGTGGTAGGTTACAAGCGTACAAAACTTACGATCAAATCATTAAATTCGGAAAGTTTGACGTCTAAGATAAACAATATTCACACATGCAATGTTAGAATAGgtagttttttaaatattaatatcTTAGTTGTAATTTTGTTCTTTAGCGCAAGGGCGGATTTACGCTTAGCGAAGCGGTGTCACGCGACACTGATTCATCGgaaatttttactaaatatatgtattaatactgTACGGAAATAGATAATTAGGAAATGGACTCCAATTGATATGAATTTTGTCTTGGTGTGTTGGTAGAACaaaaattttgtcttggtgtgTTGGTAGAACAAAATTAgctcatctttttttttttttgcaaatatttGAGAGAAGACCTTTTCTAACTTAAGACTCAAAAAAATTAATAGACTAAGACTATTTTTTGTCTAAAAGTATGATAATCAAAGTTATGTTCCAATTCttttataaaaaatacaaaaagtatATCTTACAAAAGAAAAGTATAGCTATATCTAAAACACAAAAACCTAACTAAAATGAGATAAATAAGTTTATAATTTCGTATATAGCACGCTTAGCCCAATAAAGTTTAAGCGATTTATTTTGTTAAATCTTTTAATCACTGAGTTAAAAAACACTAAGTGAGTACGCAATAAAATTTCATGGAAAGATTTCTACATAAGTTGTGTGGTAGGTTACTACCGTACAAAActtatgactttttttttttttttttttttttttttctgtttttgtttgCGTGTGTGGTAGGTTACAAGCGCACAAAACTTACgatcaaatataataaattcgGACAGTTTGAAGTCTAAGATAAAACAAGATAAAcactaccaaaaaaaaaaaacaagatagACAATATTCACACATGCAATGTTAGAATAGGTAGTTTTTTAAGTATAAATATCTTAGTTGTAATTTTGTTCTTTAGCGCAGGGGCGGATTACGCTTACTGAAGCGGTGTCACACGACACCATTTCAtcggaaatttttattaaatataggTATTAATATTGTACGAAAAcggataattaaaaaaaaataactccAATTGATATAAATTTTGTCTTGGTGTATTGGTAATGTGTTTGATTTTCTCTTAGAGATCAAAGATTCAAACCTCAACTAGCACATCTTTCTTTCGTAAATATTTGAGAGAGCCTTTGTagttaaaaattgtgatgaaATAGAATTGAACTCAggaccttttccaacttaagaCTCAACAAAGTCCATAGACTAAGGCTATATTTTGTCTAAAAGTATGATAATCAAAGTTATATTCTAATTCTTTTATAAATTTTGACACCGCTTACGAAAATTCCTACGTACACCCCTGCTTTAGCGTATACCTTATCTAGCCCTTCATGGAAACACGATAGCCTTTGTTTCTTGATACtttcatatttgtttttctctttttattgcATAAAAAACAGTGACGGACCCAAAATTTTATATAAGCGGATTCAAAAAAAATAACTATAGGTATTAGTATAGGCGGTGTTGGGTATGACAAGCATATAAGGGttgatcatttttttttcttaaaaaacaaATCTCAAAACTAAAGTCATTTCAAGGTCGCACTCAATAGTTTTAACaaagttaaaaatatttttaaaaagataCGAAAAGTTATATGTTTCTATTTTTAGCAATTTATCTATCTAATTTAACAAATTTTACTTCAAGAAATTCACTTTAAGAAAAGTACTAGCTCTAAGATATTCGTATAAAATCTATAATTTTTCTTGTTATTATGTTAGAAGTTGTTAGTTCTaaacaaaatagaataaaaaaatttataaatactaaaataattccaataatttgtgaGAAATTTTAGTATAAAACAAATAGAGATTTCAACATAgactaaaattaaattaaactaacaaatacaTAATTTGAATAAATATCCTCAAAATTTGAATCAAAATTCATGTTGTAGGTAGGcttaatttttaaagcaaattaaCCTATAGAAtaattattactattgatttcaaccaaagaaaataaagtaaaatagtaaaataaaaaaggagaGGACATGAGAGTAACAAATTCAGAAGGGACAAAGTGTTGGTAGTACGTAAAACTCCTTCCGCTAAAAATATATTGAATTGCGCTGAATGGATTCGAAGTCGGTACAATCCTAAATTTTGAACCCACTGGACAAACTCGACAGGCAGCGCAATTGTGTCAAGTGGGTTcaagttattattatttatataaagaatatctttgttaaaattataatttttaatttttcaacaCCCTTGGTGGGTCCGCCCCTGATTATTAAAATCATAAGAACAATCAGCCGCGTGCTTCACGTGTACCATTGCCTGTTGTGTATAAATAGTTTGAAACCTTTCACTGCAAAAGCACTCATCCCAGCAATGGCTTCTTCTTCTACTCTTCCTTTATGCACCACAAAAACTCCATTTTCTTCCTCCACCAACTCATTTTTCTTTGCAAAACCCTCTCATCTTTTCCTCAATGGAAAAGGTAACCAAAGTTTCAAGGTTTCATGCACAGGCGAGCATGACGGAAACCAGCTTGACGCAGTTAAAGAAGGAGCTGTTGACAGAAGGAAtgtccttttgggtttaggagggCTGTATGGCGCAACTAATCTTGCGCCATTAGCCTCTGCTGCTCCCGTACCACCCCCCGATCTAAAATCATGTGGCCCGGCCACGATAACGGATGGTCCAACTGTACCATATTCTTGTTGCCCCCCTACACCAGATGATATGGACAGCGTTCCATATTACAAGATCCCTCGCATGTCCAAGCTTCGTAAGCGGCCCCCTGCCCAAGACGTGAGTGAGGAGTATATAGCCAAGTACCAGTTAGCCACTAGTAAAATGAGGGAATTAGACAAAGACCCATTTGATCCTCTTGGCTTCAAGCAACAAGCTAATATCCATTGTGCTTATTGCAACGATGCTTACACAATGGGTGACCAAAAGTTACAAGTTCACCAATCGTGGCTTTTCTTCCCGTTTCATAGATGGTACTTGTACTTCTACGAGAGAATCTTGGGCTCCCTCATCGATGATCCAACTTTTGCTCTGCCATATTGGAACTGGGACCATCCAAGCGGCATGCGTTTGCCTGCTATGTTCGATGTCGAAGGTTCTTCCCTCTACGATGCAAGACGTAATCCACATGTCCGTAATGGAACCATAATCGATCTTGGTTTTTTCGGTGATGAAGTCAAAACTAATGAAATACAGATGATAACTAACAACTTAATTCTAATGTATCGTCAAATGATAACTAATGCTCCATGCCCGCTGTTGTTCTTCGGAGAGCCTTACAGATTCGGATCTAAACCCAATCCGGGGCAGGGAACCATTGAAAACATTCCTCATACTCCGGTTCACATTTGGACTGGTACTGTGCGGTGTACGGATTTGGGTAATTGTGTGCCATCATACGGTGAGGATATGGGTAATTTCTACTCAGCTGGTTTAGACCCAGTTTTTTACAGCCACCACGCCAATGTGGACCGCATGTGGAATGAATGGAAAGCACTAGGAGGGAAAAGAAGGGATCTCACAGACAATGATTGGTTAAACTCGGAGTTCTTTTTCTACGATGAAAACCGCGACCCATGGCGTGTGAAAGTCCGAGACTGTTTGGACAGCAAGAAGATGGGGTATGATTACGAACCGAAAGCCACACCATGGCGTAACTTTAAGCCAGGGAAAAAGACCACACCGGGCAAGGTGAATCTACGTTCAGTTAAGCCAGCCAGCAAGGTATTCCCACTCTCAAATCTGGACAGAGCAATTTGCTTTAGCATAGAGAGGCCAGCTACATCAAGGAGTCAGCAGGAGAAAGATGAATTTGAGGAGGTGCTAACATTCAAGAATTTAAAGTATGATGATAGCAAGTATATAAAGTTTGATGTGTTCGTCAATGCAGACAAGACTGTGAATGCAGATGACATTGACAAGAAAGAATATGCAGGGAGCTATACCAGCTTGCCACATGTTCATGGACCTAATAGTGGCAATCATGCGGTTGAAGTACAAGAATTCAAGCTAGCCATCACTGAACTGCTAGAGGACTGTGGTTTGGAAGATGAAGACATTATTGCGGTAACTGTGGTTCCAAAGACGGGGGGCGAAGTGGTCAGCATCAACAGTGTGTTGATTGAACTTAAGGATTGTTATTAATTAAGTCcaaatgtatgtatgtatgtgtgtctTAGGGGTCCTTCCTTTGATGCATCacataaaataatgcatgcattaacatgtgtattaataataccttgtttgatatactttttgaacttatgcattagttatgcaaacattagttatacatcctatttgtattatcctatgtataactaatacataagAAGCCATGGTATTAACAATGCAATGAGTTTTAATGCAtccattagcttagttaaagacaaaattatctttcaaaatttatgcttgattaaatatattattatattaatgcaagtttgaaataatccaagaaagtggaaaataaagttatattcctagtaaataaataaatacttagcatattttttttttgaaataaatattCACTTCTATATTACAATAT contains:
- the LOC107773093 gene encoding polyphenol oxidase E, chloroplastic; translated protein: MASSSTLPLCTTKTPFSSSTNSFFFAKPSHLFLNGKGNQSFKVSCTGEHDGNQLDAVKEGAVDRRNVLLGLGGLYGATNLAPLASAAPVPPPDLKSCGPATITDGPTVPYSCCPPTPDDMDSVPYYKIPRMSKLRKRPPAQDVSEEYIAKYQLATSKMRELDKDPFDPLGFKQQANIHCAYCNDAYTMGDQKLQVHQSWLFFPFHRWYLYFYERILGSLIDDPTFALPYWNWDHPSGMRLPAMFDVEGSSLYDARRNPHVRNGTIIDLGFFGDEVKTNEIQMITNNLILMYRQMITNAPCPLLFFGEPYRFGSKPNPGQGTIENIPHTPVHIWTGTVRCTDLGNCVPSYGEDMGNFYSAGLDPVFYSHHANVDRMWNEWKALGGKRRDLTDNDWLNSEFFFYDENRDPWRVKVRDCLDSKKMGYDYEPKATPWRNFKPGKKTTPGKVNLRSVKPASKVFPLSNLDRAICFSIERPATSRSQQEKDEFEEVLTFKNLKYDDSKYIKFDVFVNADKTVNADDIDKKEYAGSYTSLPHVHGPNSGNHAVEVQEFKLAITELLEDCGLEDEDIIAVTVVPKTGGEVVSINSVLIELKDCY